A section of the Pectinophora gossypiella chromosome 11, ilPecGoss1.1, whole genome shotgun sequence genome encodes:
- the LOC126371038 gene encoding small glutamine-rich tetratricopeptide repeat-containing protein alpha-like: MEDTKKGAQTPTVEELKTKGNECVKNEKFIEAVLHYTQAIKLDPCNYVLYSNRSFAFLKLDQHYLSLQDANETVRLQPMWAKGYFRRAEVEAASGLHDEAIISYTRALQLDPQNTKLMECIKSISDMQKKRTKDNHNIIWICTCVGLIIGIAVVVLDYSLTANPTLTHPFSMVAFSIALAALGWSIGKGATLMNTWSAGKSLQPPEDLDVNHESKEKDTVPEKKAKYSKAQARQRYKQGKL, encoded by the exons ATGGAAGACACAAAGAAAGGCGCCCAAACGCCGACTGTAGAGGAATTAAAGACGAAAGGCAACGAGTGTGTCAAGAACGAGAAATTTATTGAAGCCGTGCTTCATTATACCCAAGCCATAAAATTGGACCCATGCAATTACGTATTGTACAGTAACAGATCGTTTGCATTTTTAAAATTGGACCAACATTACTTATCACTTCAAGATGCAAATGAAACTGTTAGGTTGCAACCAATGTGGGCTAAG GGTTACTTCCGCCGTGCAGAGGTTGAGGCAGCCAGTGGATTACATGACGAAGCAATCATATCATACACAAGAGCTCTGCAACTGGATCCACAGAATACCAAACTGATGGAGTGTATTAAAAGCATTAGTGACATGCAGAAAAAGAGGACAAAAG ataatcataacataatatggatTTGTACTTGTGTGGGACTAATTATAGGAATTGCTGTAGTGGTATTGGACTACTCTTTGACAGCTAATCCTACTTTAACA CATCCGTTTAGTATGGTAGCATTTTCAATAGCACTGGCTGCATTGGGGTGGTCCATTGGCAAGGGGGCAACACTGATGAACACGTGGAGTGCAGGCAAATCCTTACAGCCCCCAGAAGATTTAG ATGTGAATCATGAATCCAAAGAAAAAGACACTGTGCCAGAGAAAAAAGCGAAATACAGCAAAGCCCAAGCAAGACAGAGGTATAAACAGGGGAAACTATAG
- the LOC126371037 gene encoding integrator complex subunit 3 homolog yields MEQAKSNSPKLFVSTAIENKDEIEERYERAYNFFQSLVADCSEKEAHDALNNAVCKSHEEVSLGMLMSILTEPHNAVKCYRDLTLVTRDGLTCVLNNLSNLILERYLKFHDITRNQLLWLVKEMIRNAVTGVDSVCWNLMRYASGGDITPKNIYLVESLLDIYIENRAWLDKFPVLICMVVYTYLRLIEDHNIPQLMALRQKEVNFVIALIRERFSDILTLGRDLVRLLQNVARIPEFNQLWQDILTNPKSLCPTFTSVLQILQTRTSRRYLQSRLTPDMERKLVFLTSQVRFGHHKKYQEWFQRQYLATPESQSLRSDMIRFIVGVIHPTNELLCSDIIPRWAVIGWLLTTCTSNVAASNAKLALFYDWLFYDPEKDNIMNIEPAILVMHHSMRSHPAVTATLLDFLCRIIPNFYPAYSDKVRQGIFNSLQQIIEKRVLPNLHPLFDSPKLDRELRTTVRETFKEFCTNGNGEGASGIKEEGNEELPRGGPEEPAFSDEEDDPPPIIAEDTDDDDLPLSEVRARERPELAAALPLLLRPLAETLLDERTSAAASALLSACSSPMPTSIALSDLFVAVIQESPPLRVSSNPNLAELETALDSPLFAMFTFLTGAEDKRKLVLETLKELRGQGIQSVGYSLLFYLRVCYERDRRAERDAVKRRNVKFKADLYKEYCSYMELKVGESIADDFEKCQEGDANVLVLLIPDVYREFKDLAQNHIRLLHAIVSTLDAAQLQRLVCLTLQGTLMMFKSDDITTMLSTSLTWETFEQYCLWQLLTAHDISVEDVLPIIPKLSYNDHAEAMTSVLLMLKQERPTADVIRQLFCRAIDDEDTFVVSTLMYWCQDYEDKVGDLVSVLLSTRYPGTSPNKRKRPGKHSIPPNAPPSAELVLGHLEQMRICCVEQDDMSIFNMECMQKALQQAQSNSNDSLRRQYGDLFSLAWEDELPISRRARKLVTNSMPINQNLQSSNEDSEEEEIVKPKQAKRRKKAISDSD; encoded by the exons atGGAGCAGGCTAAATCTAATTCGCCTAAGCTTTTTGTGTCGACCGCCATAGAAAACAAGGATGAAATAGAGGAG CGGTACGAGAGGGCATACAATTTCTTCCAATCTCTAGTCGCCGACTGCAGTGAAAAAGAAGCTCACGATGCGCTCAATAACGCAGTTTGTAAGAGTCATGAGGAGGTGTCTCTCGGTATGCTGATGTCCATCCTTACAGAACCGCATAATGCAGTGAAGTGCTACAGAGATCTAACACTTGTTACTAGAGATGGACTGACTTGCGTGCTCAACAATCTCTCCAACTTGATCTTAGAAAGGTACTTGAAATTCCATGATATAACTCGCAATCAATTACTATGGCTAGTGAAGGAAATGATACGAAATGCCGTGACGGGCGTGGATAGTGTCTGTTGGAATTTAATGCGATATGCTTCTGGAGGTGACATCACCCCAAAAAACATATACTTAGTAGAATCTCTTCTCGACATTTACATTGAGAACCGAGCATGGCTAGATAAATTTCCTGTACTTATTTGTATGGTTGTGTATACATATTTGAGGTTGATAGAAGATCACAACATACCACAACTTATGGCCTTAAGGCAGAAGGAAGTGAATTTTGTTATTGCTCTAATAAGAGAAAGATTTTCAGACATACTGACTTTGGGTAGAGATCTTGTGCGCCTGCTGCAGAATGTAGCTCGCATTCCAGAGTTCAACCAGCTATGGCAAGATATTTTAACAAATCCAAAGTCACTATGTCCTACATTTACAAGTGTGTTACAAATTTTACAAACAAGAACGTCCCGAAGATACTTACAATCAAGACTTACACCTGATATGGAGAGAAAATTAGTGTTCTTGACTTCCCAAGTGAGGTTTGGGCAtcataaaaagtatcaagaATGGTTTCAACGCCAATATCTGGCAACACCTGAGTCGCAGTCTTTAAGAAGTGATATGATTCGATTTATTGTTGGGGTTATACATCCCACAAATGAATTACTTTGCTCTGATATCATTCCAAGGTGGGCTGTAATCGGATGGCTTCTCACAACATGCACATCTAATGTTGCTGCATCAAATGCAAAACTTGCATTGTTTTATGATTGGTTATTCTATGATCCAGAAAAGGATAACATTATGAACATTGAACCAGCTATCCTGGTAATGCATCACTCTATGAGATCTCACCCAGCCGTAACTGCCACTTTGTTAGATTTCTTATGTCGAATCATTCCAAATTTTTACCCTGCATATTCTGATAAAGTGAGACAAGGCATTTTTAATTCTTTGCAACAAATAATTGAGAAACGTGTTTTGCCTAATTTGCATCCACTGTTTGATTCACCTAAGTTGGATAGAGAATTACGTACAACTGTGAGAGAAACATTCAAAGAATTTTGTACAAATGGGAATGGTGAAGGTGCTTCAGGCATAAAAGAAGAAGGCAATGAGGAATTACCTAGAGGCGGGCCTGAAGAACCAGCATTTTCTGATGAGGAGGATGATCCACCCCCAATCATTGCAGAAGACACTGATGACGATGACTTGCCCTTATCAGAAGTTCGGGCACGGGAGCGCCCAGAACTGGCTGCTGCACTGCCTTTATTGTTACGCCCTCTAGCTGAAACACTGCTAGATGAGCGAACATCTGCTGCAGCCTCCGCATTACTTAGTGCTTGTAGTTCACCCATGCCAACGTCGATAGCCCTGTCCGACTTATTCGTGGCAGTTATACAAGAATCACCGCCTCTTCGCGTTAGTAGTAATCCTAACTTAGCAGAACTTGAAACTGCTTTAGATTCCCCATTATTTGCGATGTTCACTTTCCTAACAGGTGCTGAAGATAAACGCAAATTAGTTCTCGAAACTTTGAAGGAACTTCGTGGTCAAGGAATTCAGAGTGTCGGCTACAGTTTACTATTTTACTTAAGAGTCTGCTACGAACGGGACAGGCGCGCCGAACGCGACGCAGTCAAAAGAAGAAATGTTAAGTTCAAAGCAGATTTGTACAAAGAATATTGTAGTTATATGGAGTTAAAAGTTGGCGAAAGTATAGCAGACGACTTTGAAAAATGCCAGGAGGGTGACGCAAATGTTTTAGTATTGTTGATACCAGATGTTTATAGAGAGTTCAAAGATCTAGCACAAAACCACATTAGACTGTTGCACGCGATCGTTTCAACGCTAGATGCAGCTCAACTGCAGCGCCTAGTGTGTCTCACTCTACAAGGAACACTCATGATGTTCAAATCTGATGATATAACGACGATGCTGTCCACCAGCCTTACCTGGGAAACTTTCGAGCAGTATTGCCTATGGCAGCTTTTGACAGCACACGATATATCAGTAGAAGATGTCTTGCCGATCATTCCGAAATTGTCTTATAACGATCACGCGGAAGCGATGACGTCAGTACTGCTGATGTTAAAGCAAGAGAGACCCACTGCCGACGTGATAAGACAATTGTTTTGTAGAGCAATTGATGATGAAGATACTTTTGTAGTTTCAACTTTAATGTACTGGTGTCAAGACTACGAGGATAAAGTTGGAGACTTGGTGTCTGTCTTACTGAGCACGCGGTATCCAGGCACAAGTCCCAACAAGAGAAAAAGACCCGGAAAGCACAGCATCCCTCCTAATGCTCCACCTTCTGCTGAGTTG GTCCTTGGACATTTGGAACAGATGAGAATTTGCTGTGTAGAACAGGATGACATGTCAATTTTCAATATGGAGTGTATGCAGAAAGCTTTACAGCAAGCACAGTCGAATAGTAACGATAGTTTAAGG AGACAATATGGCGACTTATTTTCTCTGGCGTGGGAGGACGAATTGCCTATTTCAAGGCGGGCTAGGAAATTAGTTACGAATTCAATGCCAATAAACCAAAACTTGCAATCGTCTAATGAAGATAGTGAG GAAGAGGAGATTGTGAAGCCTAAACAAGCGAAACGGCGAAAGAAGGCGATTTCAGATAGCGATTGA
- the LOC126371041 gene encoding heterogeneous nuclear ribonucleoprotein M → MDNQREKERDRSRRGDRPSRFSDATRDRSNERSDRSDGKRLFVSNIPYEFRWTELKDLFKEKVGDVAYVELFNDENGKPRGCGVVEFTNSEAMKKALFVMHRYELNGRKLVLKEETGNERNRLTTSRSGGGGGGGGGSRNTKDDRDGWGVNKPREPENFNTYGLSLQFLESINVQPPLVKKVFVANLDYKADRNKIKEVFKMAGKVRNIDLAVDKDGNSRGFAVIEYDHPVEAVQAISMFDKQTLYERRMTVRMDRGTDKAELRMPDGLKGIGLGLGPNGEPLRDVARNLPQPQTQNNLNLTSTGSTLGTSVLGAVPAAGVTLNGLGTGLSANTLNTNTALGGGLGLQALGLTGLGALQNQLLQQGLTASDLATMLTAQAQVANVNNAATLSLANADLTSNVLGNSGLSNNVLGGNSSMSSGPLSASRQMGGMSSVSNQGYSRESSVQHQQSNRDKPSDIVVITNLPPTVTWQLIREKFSECGDVKFAEMTAPDTAIVRFHKEWDAERAIKMFDRTRIDGRTIDVRFF, encoded by the exons ATGGACAATCAAAGAGAGAAGGAAAGGGACCGCTCTAGACGCGGTGATAGGCCTTCTAGATTTTCTGATGCCACTCGAGATCGTTCTAATGAACGTTCTGATCGGTCAGATGGTAAACGTCTGTTTGTATCCAATATACCGTATGAGTTTCGCTGGACAGAATTGAAAGATCTGTTCAAGGAAAAG GTGGGAGATGTGGCATATGTGGAGCTATTTAATGATGAAAATGGAAAACCCAGGGGATGTGGTGTTGTGGAATTCACCAATTCTGAAGCTATGAAGAAAGCACTGTTTGTCATGCACAGATATGAACTTAATGGACGAAAACTTGTGCTAAAAGAGGAAACTG GAAATGAAAGGAATAGATTGACCACTTCAAGGTCAggaggtggtggtggtggtggtgggggCTCCAGAAATACTAAAGATGATAGAGATGG CTGGGGAGTAAACAAGCCAAGGGAACCAGAAAACTTCAACACATATGGGCTTAGTCTTCAGTTCTTAGAATCCATCAATGTTCAGCCACCATTGGTAAAGAAAGTCTTTGTTGCAAAT CTGGACTACAAAGCAGACCGTAACAAGATTAAAGAAGTTTTCAAAATGGCGGGCAAAGTGCGTAATATCGACCTGGCGGTAGATAAAGATGGTAACAGTCGCGGGTTCGCCGTCATAGAATATGACCATCCAGTTGAAGCTGTTCAG GCAATTTCAATGTTTGACAAACAGACTTTGTATGAGAGAAGGATGACAGTAAGAATGGACAGAGGTACAGATAAAGCTGAATTAAGGATGCCTGATGGCCTTAAAGGgattggtttgggtttgggacCTAATGGGGAGCCATTAAGGGATGTGGCGAGGAATTTGCCACAGCCTCAAACACAGAATAATCTGAACCTCACAAGTACAGGCTCGACCCTTGGCACTAGTGTTCTTGGTGCTGTGCCTGCTGCTGGTGTTACCCTGAACGGCCTTGGCACTGGATTATCAGCAAATACTCTTAATACAAACACTGCGCTAGGTGGAGGCTTGGGATTGCAG GCTTTAGGATTAACAGGATTAGGAGCGCTACAAAACCAATTACTCCAACAAGGTTTGACTGCAAGTGACCTGGCGACGATGCTCACGGCCCAGGCTCAGGTAGCCAATGTAAACAACGCAGCCACTTTGAGTCTTGCCAACGCGGACCTCACTTCTAATGTTCTCGGCAACTCTGGACTGTCAAATAATGTTTTGGGTGGCAATTCTTCCATGAGCAGTGGACCACTTTCAG cgaGCAGACAAATGGGCGGTATGTCGTCGGTATCGAACCAGGGTTACAGCCGTGAGTCATCAGTACAGCATCAACAGTCGAACAGAGATAAGCCCTCCGACATCGTCGTTATCACCAAT CTTCCGCCTACAGTAACATGGCAGTTGATCCGCGAGAAGTTCAGCGAGTGTGGCGACGTGAAGTTCGCGGAGATGACCGCGCCAGACACGGCTATCGTGCGCTTCCATAAGGAATGGGACGCGGAAAGAGCTATCA AAATGTTTGACAGGACCCGCATTGATGGCAGGACTATCGATGTTCGTTTCTTCTAA